Proteins encoded within one genomic window of Arachis ipaensis cultivar K30076 chromosome B08, Araip1.1, whole genome shotgun sequence:
- the LOC110265308 gene encoding uncharacterized protein LOC110265308, which yields MCFPTHNPNTISLTVQANHGVNSETLAEAELPPTTQPASPIFIVFSIKCQAHRLLHRLPGSGSDATTNFLSTVGVSVGISVNIVVRGSLSSNQLRLQSAVPSPAASFLQAPASSSPVTHSEKMYDLKQELEDQEKLELSNYF from the exons atGTGTTTTCCAACTCATAACCCTAATACTATCTCACTAACGGTGCAAGCCAACCATGGAGTAAACTCAGAAACCCTAGCAGAGGCAGAGCTTCCTCCTACCACGCAACCAGCTTCTCCAATCTTCATCGTCTTCTCCATTAAGTGTCAGGCGCATCGTCTTCTCCATCGTCTTCCTGGTAGCGGCAGCGACGCAACAACCAACTTTCTCTCCACCGTTGGCGTCTCAGTCGGTATCTCTGTCAACATCGTTGTTCGCGGTTCCCTCTCCAGCAACCAGCTTCGTCTTCAGTCAGCCGTTCCCTCTCCAGCAGCCAGCTTCCTCCAGGCTCCAGCGTCGTCTTCTCCGGTCACTCATTCAG AGAAGATGTATGACTTAAAGCAAGAACTTGAGGACCAAGAAAAACTTGAATTAAgtaactatttttaa